Proteins found in one Geomonas subterranea genomic segment:
- a CDS encoding SpoIIE family protein phosphatase, which produces MKQQRLRILHLEDDPMDAELVLLTLTSEGIDCEVQVVSRRDEFSAALERGGMDVILADFALPAFDGMTALAMVRQKLPDLPFVFVSGKLGEEAAIESLKSGATDYVLKSRLSRLVPAVQRALTEAQDRAKQRQTERDLEVAHAEIEKRAEDYRNLFNSIRDVIVVADHNRTILHVNQPALHDIFGYDSPEVIGKSSRVLYAKDTDYDSTGREVFDAKTSVKGKLVELRFRRKSGEVFIGELYAMKRLDRFGNVTGNISIFRDISERKKAEADLRESELRRMQLQLELVYAAEIQAKLLPRVYPRIAGFEVAARCLPAKQVGGDFYDWQQVSPTLFNLTLGDVMGKGMAAAMLMATVRAALHAVTLYNPPAQAVHLAERSLNEDLENSESFVTLFHAQLDSMARTVSFVDCGHGYIFVRRENGRVETLNPRGLPLGVQGDEVYQEGKVRLGKGDVMVLYSDGLVDAKPELELTHEALAKQLAGKTSAQEMADALIALTGKPDPQPDDITVLVLRAL; this is translated from the coding sequence ATGAAGCAACAGCGTCTGCGCATATTACACCTCGAAGATGATCCAATGGATGCAGAACTGGTTCTGCTGACGCTCACCTCCGAGGGGATCGATTGCGAGGTTCAGGTCGTGTCGAGGCGGGATGAGTTCAGCGCCGCTTTGGAACGCGGTGGCATGGACGTGATCCTGGCCGATTTCGCGCTTCCCGCTTTCGATGGCATGACGGCATTGGCGATGGTGCGCCAAAAGCTCCCCGATCTGCCTTTTGTCTTCGTTTCAGGGAAGCTGGGCGAAGAGGCGGCCATCGAGTCGCTGAAAAGCGGTGCCACCGATTACGTTTTGAAAAGCCGCCTGTCGCGGCTGGTTCCTGCGGTGCAGCGTGCGCTCACCGAGGCCCAGGACCGGGCCAAGCAGCGACAGACCGAGCGGGACCTGGAGGTCGCGCACGCCGAGATCGAGAAACGGGCGGAAGACTATCGCAACCTGTTCAACAGTATTCGTGATGTCATTGTGGTTGCCGATCACAACCGTACGATCCTGCACGTCAACCAGCCCGCGCTACATGACATCTTCGGCTACGATTCGCCTGAAGTCATCGGCAAGAGCAGCAGAGTCCTCTATGCCAAGGATACGGATTACGACAGCACCGGCAGGGAGGTGTTTGACGCAAAGACCTCGGTGAAGGGAAAGCTGGTGGAACTGCGTTTCCGCAGAAAAAGCGGCGAGGTTTTCATCGGTGAGCTGTACGCGATGAAACGCCTGGATCGCTTTGGCAACGTAACAGGCAACATCTCCATCTTCAGGGACATCAGCGAACGCAAGAAGGCGGAGGCGGACCTACGTGAGAGCGAACTGCGTCGGATGCAGCTGCAGCTTGAACTGGTATATGCAGCTGAGATACAGGCAAAACTCCTGCCACGCGTATATCCGCGCATCGCCGGCTTCGAGGTTGCCGCCCGCTGCCTCCCAGCGAAGCAGGTAGGGGGCGACTTCTACGATTGGCAGCAGGTGTCGCCTACGCTCTTCAATCTGACCCTTGGTGACGTGATGGGGAAGGGGATGGCCGCTGCCATGTTGATGGCTACAGTCAGGGCGGCGCTTCATGCGGTCACTCTCTACAATCCGCCGGCTCAAGCTGTGCACCTGGCCGAGAGGTCGCTGAACGAGGATCTGGAAAACTCTGAAAGCTTCGTGACCCTCTTTCATGCCCAACTGGACTCCATGGCCAGGACGGTTTCATTCGTGGACTGCGGTCATGGTTATATTTTCGTCAGGCGAGAAAATGGCCGCGTGGAAACCCTGAACCCGCGTGGGCTCCCCCTGGGGGTACAGGGGGACGAGGTGTACCAAGAAGGAAAGGTGCGGCTCGGGAAGGGCGATGTGATGGTTTTGTACAGCGACGGCCTGGTCGATGCGAAGCCGGAACTGGAGCTCACCCATGAGGCGTTGGCCAAGCAACTGGCAGGAAAGACGAGTGCACAGGAAATGGCTGATGCCCTGATTGCGCTGACCGGTAAACCCGATCCCCAACCCGACGACATCACCGTCCTGGTACTGCGCGCTCTGTGA
- a CDS encoding cytochrome C, whose protein sequence is MRDTIVVAVAVIALSFTTLHAAQETTLSYPKSGTNLGSVTGGVFKEAHMVIDKKCVACHTAQRIESAIAAGKDMQKIQHSMELKGVKLTADEQTVLGIFYKESPLKPKK, encoded by the coding sequence ATGAGAGACACAATCGTCGTGGCAGTGGCCGTAATCGCTCTTTCATTCACCACACTGCATGCCGCGCAGGAAACCACCCTGTCTTATCCCAAATCAGGGACCAACCTCGGCAGTGTCACTGGAGGGGTGTTCAAGGAAGCACACATGGTCATCGACAAAAAATGCGTTGCATGTCACACCGCCCAGCGCATTGAAAGTGCAATAGCGGCCGGTAAGGACATGCAGAAGATCCAACACAGCATGGAACTCAAAGGGGTAAAGCTCACCGCGGATGAACAGACAGTACTCGGCATTTTCTACAAAGAGAGTCCCTTGAAACCTAAGAAGTAG
- a CDS encoding response regulator, producing the protein MLKLKRILLVEDNANDAELTLEALAEHNLVNGVDVVRDGAEALDFLYRRGKYAGETPLNLAVILLDLKLPKVDGLEVLSILKGDERLKSIPVVVLTSSREERDVVESYRLGVNAYVVKPVNFSEFITAVKELGAFWAIINEPPPLSQRGSEQ; encoded by the coding sequence ATGTTAAAGCTAAAACGCATACTTTTGGTTGAGGACAACGCCAACGATGCTGAACTGACCCTGGAGGCACTGGCAGAGCATAATTTGGTCAATGGGGTCGATGTGGTCAGAGACGGAGCCGAAGCACTAGACTTCCTTTATCGGCGCGGAAAGTATGCTGGGGAAACGCCGCTGAACCTGGCAGTTATACTATTGGACTTGAAATTGCCTAAGGTTGACGGCCTGGAGGTGCTCAGCATCCTTAAAGGGGATGAGAGGCTGAAATCCATACCGGTGGTGGTACTGACCTCGTCGCGGGAGGAAAGGGACGTGGTGGAGAGCTACCGGCTGGGGGTCAATGCCTACGTCGTCAAGCCGGTGAATTTTTCCGAGTTCATCACGGCAGTCAAGGAACTGGGCGCTTTCTGGGCCATTATCAACGAACCCCCGCCGCTGTCTCAAAGGGGCTCTGAACAATGA
- the mutL gene encoding DNA mismatch repair endonuclease MutL, which translates to MATRIRILPENLTNKIAAGEVVERPASVAKELVENALDAGSKEVVVEIESGGRRLIKVTDSGCGMSREDALLALERHATSKIASDEDLFALSTLGFRGEALPSVASVSRLTISTRTSDSLEGTEIYVEGGRIKEVRECGMAAGTVIAVRNLFFNTPARLKFMKSAETEGGHVGELLTRLAISRPDVRFTYKNDGKTVFRALDADLKERVATLLGRSIASFLYPVSHEEAGGVRVTGLVAAPECSRSAASHLYTYINGRFIKDKVVQHAILQAYRNFLERGRYPVVAVFIDIAPGEVDVNVHPTKHEVRFREQGKVHDVIQYAVESVLKQTPWLKQAAFEATSRPAQTTVAVNAAPFILQRQTESSPVAAAPAEVEPAVNTAAAPAHDGDFATPPVQPAAPSVSEAKVAEIRELLVGYQPKPQPPLRPQYHFEPPVKKEEGLAGSARKLSLDEAPLAPDPAAEGAGYFSSLAVIGQFNASYILCQRGTDLVLIDQHAAHERVAFEKLKAEFAGKEVDSQGLLFAETLELSFRESAVLRENLEELRRLGFSFEEFGGNTWLLNGVPQILSGTDYMRTIRDILEELSSLSRSRTFTDIQEDLLARIACHSVVRGRRTLTAQEISALFRQMDETDFSSNCPHGRPVMQTLTLSEVEKMFKRV; encoded by the coding sequence TTGGCAACCAGAATACGAATACTCCCCGAGAATCTGACCAACAAGATCGCCGCTGGCGAAGTCGTGGAACGGCCGGCGTCCGTGGCCAAGGAATTGGTTGAGAACGCACTAGACGCAGGCTCGAAAGAGGTTGTGGTCGAGATCGAGTCCGGCGGGCGCAGGCTGATCAAGGTCACCGATTCCGGTTGTGGCATGTCACGTGAGGACGCGCTGTTGGCGCTCGAGCGCCACGCCACCAGCAAGATCGCCAGCGACGAGGACCTCTTCGCCCTCTCCACCCTCGGCTTTCGCGGGGAGGCCCTCCCTTCGGTGGCCTCCGTCTCCCGCCTGACCATCTCCACCCGCACCAGCGACAGTCTGGAGGGTACCGAGATCTATGTGGAGGGGGGGCGCATCAAGGAGGTCAGGGAGTGCGGCATGGCGGCCGGTACGGTGATCGCGGTCCGCAACCTCTTCTTCAACACCCCGGCGCGGCTCAAGTTCATGAAGAGCGCGGAGACCGAGGGGGGGCATGTGGGGGAGTTGCTGACCCGGTTGGCGATCTCCCGCCCGGACGTCCGCTTCACCTATAAAAACGACGGCAAGACCGTGTTTCGTGCGCTCGACGCCGACCTGAAAGAGCGGGTGGCGACCCTGCTGGGGCGGTCCATTGCCTCCTTCCTCTACCCGGTGTCCCATGAGGAGGCGGGGGGCGTGCGTGTGACGGGGTTGGTTGCGGCTCCAGAGTGCAGTCGTAGCGCCGCCAGTCACCTCTACACCTACATAAACGGCCGTTTCATCAAGGACAAGGTGGTGCAGCACGCCATCCTCCAGGCCTACCGCAATTTCCTCGAGCGCGGACGGTATCCCGTGGTTGCCGTGTTCATCGATATCGCCCCGGGCGAAGTCGACGTGAACGTGCATCCGACCAAGCACGAGGTGAGGTTCCGGGAACAGGGGAAGGTGCACGACGTCATCCAGTACGCCGTGGAAAGCGTGCTGAAGCAGACCCCCTGGCTGAAGCAGGCTGCTTTTGAGGCTACTTCCCGCCCGGCTCAGACGACCGTCGCAGTCAATGCCGCCCCCTTTATATTGCAGAGGCAGACGGAGTCTTCTCCCGTAGCGGCAGCGCCTGCTGAAGTCGAGCCAGCCGTCAACACCGCTGCTGCGCCCGCACATGACGGCGACTTCGCTACCCCCCCCGTGCAGCCTGCGGCACCCTCGGTCAGCGAGGCGAAGGTCGCCGAGATCCGGGAGCTGCTGGTCGGATATCAGCCCAAGCCCCAGCCCCCGCTGCGACCTCAGTATCACTTCGAGCCTCCGGTAAAGAAGGAGGAGGGGCTTGCCGGTAGCGCACGGAAGTTATCGCTGGATGAAGCGCCCCTCGCCCCGGACCCTGCCGCGGAAGGTGCCGGCTACTTCTCCTCGCTGGCGGTGATAGGCCAGTTCAACGCGTCCTATATCCTCTGCCAGCGGGGGACGGATCTGGTGTTGATCGACCAGCACGCGGCGCACGAGCGGGTCGCTTTTGAGAAACTAAAAGCCGAGTTTGCCGGTAAAGAGGTGGACAGCCAGGGCCTCCTCTTCGCCGAGACGCTGGAACTCTCGTTCAGGGAGTCGGCGGTTCTCAGGGAAAACCTTGAGGAACTGCGGCGGCTCGGTTTCTCCTTCGAGGAATTCGGCGGCAACACCTGGCTTTTGAACGGTGTTCCTCAGATTCTCTCCGGCACCGACTACATGCGCACCATCCGGGACATCTTGGAGGAACTCTCCAGCTTAAGCCGCAGCCGGACCTTCACCGACATCCAGGAGGATCTGCTGGCGCGAATCGCCTGCCACAGCGTGGTGCGCGGCCGGCGCACCCTGACCGCCCAGGAGATCTCGGCGCTGTTCAGGCAGATGGACGAGACGGATTTCTCCAGCAACTGTCCGCACGGCAGGCCGGTGATGCAAACCCTCACCCTCTCCGAAGTGGAGAAGATGTTCAAGCGGGTGTAG
- a CDS encoding secondary thiamine-phosphate synthase enzyme YjbQ, which translates to MKHHRKELWFQIKSRRGFVNITRDLAAVLAESGIREGLLLCNAMHITASVFINDDESGLHQDFEEWLEGLAPEKPHSRYRHNHGEDNGDAHLKRTIMGREVVVAVTGGKLDLGPWEQIFYGEFDGMRRKRVLVKIIGE; encoded by the coding sequence ATGAAGCATCACCGGAAGGAACTGTGGTTCCAGATCAAGAGTAGGCGTGGCTTTGTCAACATCACCCGTGATCTCGCGGCCGTCCTGGCAGAGAGCGGCATTCGGGAAGGGCTCTTGTTGTGTAACGCAATGCACATCACCGCCAGCGTTTTCATAAACGATGACGAATCCGGGCTACACCAGGACTTTGAAGAGTGGCTCGAAGGACTCGCACCCGAGAAACCGCACAGCCGGTACCGCCACAACCATGGAGAGGACAACGGCGACGCCCACCTGAAGAGGACCATCATGGGGCGCGAGGTCGTCGTCGCGGTGACCGGGGGGAAGCTGGATCTAGGACCTTGGGAGCAGATCTTCTACGGGGAATTCGACGGCATGCGCAGAAAGCGAGTCCTGGTGAAAATCATCGGCGAGTAG
- a CDS encoding D-alanyl-D-alanine carboxypeptidase family protein: MKNFSHFRTCLCTAAAISCLAAPQPVAARSYHPATSYLVKINGEVFRQQNAGIRRAPASLTKMMTALVVMERCDLDEVVVVSRGAARETGSRIGLHRGEKFRVRDLLAATLIASANDACRALADHACGNQHDFVVQMNARARALGLENTHFANACGHDSSGLYSNTHDLARLAERAMRLPQFAKIVARRDMRISTLDGRRSFYLRNKNRLIGRYPGAIGVKTGTTPNAGQCLVALAEREDRRVLLVIMHSRNRWGAAPALLDAAFAASSPRHAARSVSEPTTPARREDEASPEGTVVPDQE, translated from the coding sequence ATGAAAAATTTCTCACATTTCAGAACCTGTCTTTGCACCGCTGCAGCTATCTCCTGCTTAGCCGCTCCTCAACCTGTAGCCGCCCGTTCCTACCATCCGGCCACCTCCTATCTGGTCAAGATCAACGGTGAGGTGTTCCGCCAACAAAACGCAGGCATCCGCCGGGCGCCGGCCAGCCTGACGAAGATGATGACCGCGCTTGTGGTCATGGAACGGTGCGACCTGGACGAGGTGGTCGTGGTGAGCCGCGGGGCGGCGCGGGAAACCGGCAGCAGAATCGGGCTGCACCGTGGTGAGAAATTCCGGGTGCGCGACCTGCTGGCCGCGACCCTGATCGCATCGGCCAATGACGCTTGCCGCGCCCTCGCGGATCACGCCTGTGGCAATCAGCACGATTTCGTGGTACAGATGAACGCGCGCGCCCGGGCTCTTGGGCTTGAAAACACCCATTTCGCCAATGCCTGCGGCCATGACAGCAGTGGTCTCTACTCCAATACACACGACCTGGCGCGGCTCGCCGAGAGGGCGATGCGACTGCCGCAATTCGCCAAGATCGTGGCACGGCGTGACATGCGCATCTCGACGCTCGACGGCAGGCGCAGCTTTTATCTGAGAAACAAAAACAGGCTGATCGGGAGATATCCCGGTGCCATCGGAGTGAAGACAGGCACCACCCCCAATGCGGGTCAGTGCCTCGTTGCTCTGGCCGAGCGTGAGGACAGGAGGGTGCTGCTAGTCATCATGCACTCCAGGAACAGGTGGGGGGCAGCCCCCGCCCTGCTTGATGCAGCCTTCGCCGCCTCCTCACCGCGTCACGCCGCAAGGAGTGTTAGTGAACCGACAACACCAGCAAGGAGAGAGGATGAAGCATCACCGGAAGGAACTGTGGTTCCAGATCAAGAGTAG
- the hfq gene encoding RNA chaperone Hfq: MPKTPFNIQDQYLNQSRKERVKVLVQLMSGEKLEGHIKSFDNFSVLMEVHGDILIYKHAICSITSVDGVFRLHQ, from the coding sequence ATGCCTAAAACGCCTTTTAACATCCAGGACCAGTACCTCAACCAGTCTCGCAAGGAGCGCGTAAAGGTCTTGGTGCAGCTCATGTCCGGTGAAAAACTGGAAGGGCATATCAAGTCGTTCGATAACTTCTCCGTACTCATGGAAGTGCACGGCGATATCCTCATCTATAAGCACGCGATCTGCAGCATCACTTCGGTGGATGGCGTCTTCCGACTGCACCAGTAG
- the miaA gene encoding tRNA (adenosine(37)-N6)-dimethylallyltransferase MiaA, translated as MTQKKTKLLVIGGPTGSGKSELALRLAEEVGAEIVNADSMQIYRGLDIGTAKPAPEEMARVPHHLIDIVAPDQDFTASDFRREASAAIEDIDRRGKKAIVVGGTGLYLRALLEGLLDSPTGDPELRRQFDDVSGEELLRRLAEVDPETAARLHPNDRVRLVRALEVYTQTGRPISAFRAAHGFSGDHYRALKLAITVERTELYRRIDARVERMLEKGLVEEVRELLAQGYSRELKSMRSIGYKEMTSYLADEMTLDEAVTLIKRDSRRYAKRQMTWFGRENDIYWLEYPAAFASILGHVIEFFG; from the coding sequence ATGACGCAAAAAAAGACAAAGCTTCTGGTGATCGGCGGGCCCACCGGGTCCGGCAAGAGTGAGCTGGCCCTAAGGTTGGCAGAGGAGGTCGGTGCCGAGATCGTCAACGCGGACTCGATGCAGATCTATCGCGGCCTCGACATCGGCACCGCGAAACCCGCGCCGGAGGAAATGGCCCGGGTACCGCACCACCTGATCGACATCGTGGCGCCGGACCAGGACTTTACCGCTTCCGACTTCAGGCGGGAGGCCTCGGCCGCCATCGAGGACATCGACCGCCGCGGGAAAAAAGCTATCGTGGTCGGCGGCACAGGGCTGTACCTGCGCGCCCTGTTGGAGGGGCTACTCGACTCCCCGACCGGCGACCCGGAACTGCGCCGCCAGTTCGACGATGTCTCCGGAGAGGAACTGCTTCGACGTCTGGCCGAGGTCGATCCCGAGACCGCGGCCAGGCTGCACCCTAACGACCGTGTGCGCCTGGTGCGCGCCCTCGAAGTCTACACCCAGACCGGTCGCCCCATCTCTGCCTTCCGCGCCGCGCATGGCTTTTCGGGCGACCATTACCGTGCTCTGAAGCTTGCGATCACCGTGGAACGGACCGAGTTGTACCGGCGTATCGATGCCCGGGTGGAAAGGATGCTGGAAAAGGGGCTGGTGGAAGAGGTGCGCGAACTCCTGGCGCAGGGCTACAGCCGCGAGTTGAAGTCAATGCGCTCCATAGGGTACAAGGAAATGACCTCTTATCTGGCTGATGAAATGACGCTGGATGAGGCAGTTACGCTGATCAAGCGTGACAGCCGCCGTTATGCCAAGCGACAGATGACATGGTTCGGCAGGGAAAATGATATTTATTGGCTTGAATATCCCGCAGCATTTGCTAGTATCCTTGGTCATGTGATTGAATTTTTTGGGTAA